The following proteins are encoded in a genomic region of Lytechinus variegatus isolate NC3 chromosome 7, Lvar_3.0, whole genome shotgun sequence:
- the LOC121418282 gene encoding uncharacterized protein LOC121418282 — MAGRKETHWKPKAIFLLPNTYISISYPNKETQNDLEHKGYGSCNIKEGLDRSWTIDQLAEELIAHYPQHKAELAKTGIEFAKLQRYSKVIIAHVLVKGSTVADLEKQHGQGILVILQKASVAPSQKVPKEMKGAVKVKEEVTSPKKSSNQRHKKIEPTSREFVDQVQRELDILSQLGGIKIAHLNCQSLCNKKDELKLLLQCRATVDVMTLSETWLGENDAKESFKVPGYTIISRRDGAPKFTGRPRGGVLIYVKDSLSSLVGECDTKMEEGLDACCIDIQLGGSNDVKKGSDQINMCLKKTLLRIIDVYVPPGTRDQVSLFKKLQRSLNKLKATDSCKLTSSKANKKYPCCCKTNYVILGDFNCDRKTLSSCKVMESVKGEKLQALDELEKNHHFSQLIKDSTRVDLRKTKGQNTYQTTESLIDFVFTDNPVAVSFSGVAHIAMSDHYMVYCAYEPAKKYLHKSTPLLTFEEFSQFSKGDIDEEVYGMICARDLAKKRGDWDEYDRLKDAIKVAKNENKKERKQQEKALKLK, encoded by the exons ATGGCCGGTAGAAAGGAAACGCATTGGAAACCTAAGGCGATATTTCTACTCCCAAACACCTATATCAGTATTTCATATCCAAATAAGGAAACTCAGAATGACTTGGAACACAAAGGATATG GAAGTTGCAATATTAAAGAAGGCTTGGATCGATCTTGGACGATAGATCAACTCGCTGAGGAGCTGATAGCCCATTATCCTCAACATAAGGCTGAGCTAGCAAAGACTGGAATCGAGTTCGCCAAGCTTCAGAGATATTCCAAGGTGATCATTGCCCATGTCCTTGTGAAGGGAAGCACCGTCGCTGACCTTGAGAAACAACATGGCCAAGGAATCTTGGTTATTCTTCAAAAG GCTAGTGTTGCGCCATCACAAAAGGTGCCGAAAGAAATGAAGGGTGCCGTAAAGGTCAAGGAGGAGGTGACGTCCCCGAAGAAGTCCTCTAAccaaagacataaaaaaatcGAACCAACATCTCGTGAGTTTGTTGACCAGGTCCAGCGCGAGCTGGATATCTTGTCACAGCTAGGAGGTATAAAAATAGCTCACCTAAACTGCCAGTCTCTTTGTAACAAGAAAGATGAGCTGAAACTCCTTCTGCAATGCCGGGCAACAGTTGATGTGATGACCTTGAGCGAAACCTGGCTAGGTGAAAACGACGCAAAAGAAAGTTTCAAGGTTCCTGgatacacaattatttcaaggaGAGATGGGGCTCCTAAGTTTACCGGTAGGCCACGCGGTGGTGTTTTGATATATGTGAAAGACAGTCTTTCAAGTTTGGTCGGAGAGTGTGACACCAAGATGGAGGAGGGATTAGATGCATGCTGCATCGATATCCAGCTTGGCGGGAGTAATGATGTAAAGAAAGGATCAGACCAAATCAACATGTGCTTGAAGAAGACTTTACTGAGAATAATAGATGTCTATGTGCCACCAGGAACGAGGGATCAGGTTTCCCTCTTTAAAAAGCTGCAAAGAAGTTTGAATAAATTGAAGGCAACAGATAGTTGCAAGCTGACATCTTCTAAAGCTAACAAGAAGTATCCTTGTTGCTGTAAAACAAATTATGTGATACTAGGGGATTTCAACTGCGATAGAAAAACTCTTTCGTCATGCAAAGTGATGGAATCTGTGAAGGGGGAGAAACTCCAAGCACTTGATGAACTTGAGAAAAACCATCATTTTTCACAGCTGATCAAAGATTCTACACGGGTCGATTTGAGGAAGACGAAAGGTCAGAACACATATCAGACGACAgaatctttgattgattttgtcTTCACGGATAATCCAGTTGCTGTCTCATTTTCGGGAGTGGCTCATATTGCCATGAGTGATCACTATATGGTTTACTGCGCTTATGAACCTGCTAAGAAATATCTCCACAAGTCAACACCGTTGCTGACATTTGAGGAGTTTTCTCAATTTTCCAAGGGTGATATCGACGAAGAAGTATATGGAATGATTTGTGCCCGTGACCTTGCCAAGAAAAGGGGTGATTGGGATGAGTACGATAGGTTAAAAGATGCCATCAAAGTAGcaaagaatgaaaacaaaaaagaacgGAAGCAACAAGAAAAGGCTTTAAAGTTGAAATGA